The Vibrio rhizosphaerae genome includes a region encoding these proteins:
- a CDS encoding methyl-accepting chemotaxis protein, whose protein sequence is MKKVSFKTKLLAIVVAIICVTIFTAYVSANFYISRYIHQSDSQVIRTQIDTIRSVVEGKLKDNIVLAQSTKFSFYEVKQAIEKTGFKDAIKVAFGMTINRDGAIKDPKEAQPYMDIFKQSDGKLTVSNVFIDNGKPTITITVPENKDSGNIFYIDLSFLGDLLSSMTTDGSYLELVDDQQTQIFSNKVEGHDLTPLTAKIKVAGKEWTLTGYIDNDYIQHDTDTLNGSITIALIIAAIILIPIAILLINWVFKPILLLKNLIADLADGNGDLTHRLKVDSKDELGMIAEGINQFIANLQEMMRQVRESTDTISREISQLEQQTDSNSKLLQSHSQEIELTVTAVNEMSSTASVVAENAANTASQTEATNSEAAHSKEVVQLAVSQVGALAEEVEETARFIADMNMHTEEIGKLLGEIGGIAEQTNLLALNAAIEAARAGDQGRGFAVVADEVRALASRTHRSTEDIVQMLDRLKAGTATVVSSMESTRNSCRTTEESTTVVVSSLDKVTSAVNEINDLSIQIATSAEEQSSVTEDINRSMVAIREVMHTINDNSDNTAETTRRLITINQQLLAIVNQFKIE, encoded by the coding sequence ATGAAAAAGGTATCATTTAAGACTAAATTGCTTGCCATTGTTGTTGCAATTATCTGTGTGACAATATTTACAGCCTACGTAAGCGCTAATTTTTATATCAGTCGCTATATACATCAAAGTGATAGCCAAGTGATCCGGACACAGATTGATACGATCCGTTCTGTGGTGGAAGGAAAGCTCAAAGACAATATTGTTTTGGCTCAGTCAACGAAGTTCAGTTTTTACGAGGTCAAACAGGCGATAGAAAAAACGGGCTTTAAGGATGCGATTAAAGTTGCCTTCGGGATGACCATCAATCGAGATGGTGCGATTAAAGATCCGAAGGAAGCTCAGCCATATATGGATATTTTTAAACAGTCCGATGGGAAGCTAACTGTAAGTAATGTTTTCATCGATAATGGCAAGCCAACGATCACGATTACTGTGCCTGAAAATAAGGATTCCGGAAATATTTTCTACATCGACCTCTCTTTTCTCGGGGATCTGCTCAGTTCAATGACGACAGATGGCAGTTATCTTGAACTGGTGGACGACCAGCAAACTCAGATTTTTTCCAATAAAGTAGAAGGACATGATCTGACGCCGCTGACCGCGAAGATCAAGGTTGCCGGAAAAGAATGGACACTCACTGGGTATATCGATAACGATTATATTCAGCATGATACCGATACACTGAATGGCAGCATTACCATTGCGTTGATCATTGCTGCGATTATTTTGATTCCGATTGCTATTCTCCTGATTAACTGGGTGTTTAAGCCAATTCTTTTGTTGAAAAATCTGATTGCTGATCTGGCGGATGGCAACGGTGATCTGACCCATCGCCTGAAGGTCGATTCAAAAGATGAACTGGGCATGATTGCCGAGGGGATTAATCAGTTTATCGCAAACTTACAGGAGATGATGCGACAAGTGAGGGAATCGACGGATACGATCAGCCGTGAAATCTCTCAGCTTGAACAGCAAACCGATTCGAATAGTAAGTTACTTCAGTCACATAGTCAGGAAATTGAACTGACGGTGACCGCTGTGAATGAAATGAGTTCGACTGCCTCTGTCGTTGCAGAGAATGCAGCTAACACAGCAAGTCAGACAGAAGCGACCAATAGTGAAGCCGCGCACTCTAAAGAAGTTGTACAGCTGGCAGTATCACAAGTGGGGGCACTGGCGGAAGAGGTTGAAGAGACGGCCCGGTTCATTGCCGATATGAACATGCATACCGAAGAAATTGGTAAATTACTGGGTGAAATCGGTGGTATTGCAGAACAAACCAACCTCCTGGCTCTGAACGCTGCTATTGAAGCTGCGCGGGCTGGAGACCAAGGCCGAGGTTTTGCAGTTGTTGCAGATGAGGTCCGGGCGTTAGCGTCACGAACTCACCGGAGTACCGAAGATATTGTGCAGATGTTAGATCGCTTGAAAGCCGGGACAGCAACTGTGGTTTCCAGCATGGAATCCACGCGTAACAGTTGCCGGACCACCGAAGAATCAACAACCGTTGTGGTGTCCTCTTTGGATAAAGTGACGTCGGCGGTCAATGAAATTAATGATTTATCAATTCAGATTGCAACGTCAGCCGAAGAACAAAGTAGTGTGACGGAAGATATTAACCGCAGTATGGTTGCTATTCGTGAAGTGATGCATACTATTAACGACAATAGTGACAATACCGCAGAAACAACACGCCGTCTGATTACCATTAATCAGCAACTATTAGCGATTGTAAATCAGTTCAAAATTGAATAA
- a CDS encoding organic hydroperoxide resistance protein gives MDLLYTAQVTTTGGRDGKAASDDNKLQVNLSTPKSLGGAGGEGTNPEQLFAAGYSACFIGAMKFVAMQDKIKLSQDLSVTAKVGIGQNTAGAGFAIDVELHISLPELDRSVAQTLIEKAHQVCPYSNATRGNIRVELVLV, from the coding sequence ATGGATCTTTTATATACAGCACAAGTAACAACAACGGGTGGACGTGACGGAAAAGCCGCTTCTGACGATAATAAATTACAAGTTAACCTAAGTACTCCCAAATCATTGGGTGGTGCAGGCGGTGAAGGGACCAACCCAGAGCAGCTTTTTGCTGCCGGTTATTCAGCATGTTTTATCGGTGCGATGAAGTTTGTCGCAATGCAGGATAAGATCAAATTATCTCAGGATCTGAGCGTTACGGCGAAGGTCGGGATTGGTCAAAACACCGCAGGTGCTGGGTTTGCCATTGATGTTGAATTGCATATTTCTCTGCCGGAACTTGATCGCAGCGTGGCACAGACGTTGATTGAAAAAGCTCACCAAGTCTGCCCATACTCAAATGCAACCCGTGGTAACATTCGAGTCGAGTTAGTGCTGGTATAA
- a CDS encoding porin family protein: MKKILPILASTMALTTFSTISNAAVLDDESGIYVGGNYGYVKIDGQDDFDDDNDVVQGLIGFKLNRYIGVEGSYIDFGSYGGNVANAKTDGYTAALKLTAPIGDRVELYAKGGQLWYTTDYDILGVSGNEDDEAVFAGAGVGFKVTDNFLVNAEYTWYDVDLNANDINNGADTNTDLKQATIGAEYRF, encoded by the coding sequence ATGAAAAAGATCCTTCCAATTCTAGCGAGTACCATGGCTTTAACAACGTTCAGCACCATTTCAAACGCAGCAGTTTTGGACGATGAAAGCGGCATTTATGTTGGTGGTAACTACGGTTATGTAAAGATTGATGGTCAAGACGATTTTGATGATGACAATGACGTGGTGCAAGGATTAATTGGTTTTAAATTAAACCGTTACATTGGCGTCGAAGGAAGCTATATCGACTTCGGTTCGTATGGTGGTAATGTCGCAAACGCGAAGACCGACGGCTATACAGCCGCGTTGAAATTGACCGCACCGATTGGTGATCGCGTCGAACTTTATGCCAAAGGCGGCCAACTTTGGTACACCACGGATTATGACATCTTAGGTGTGAGTGGCAACGAAGATGATGAAGCTGTATTTGCCGGAGCCGGTGTCGGATTTAAAGTTACCGATAACTTCTTAGTCAATGCAGAATATACTTGGTATGACGTCGACTTGAATGCCAACGATATTAATAATGGCGCAGACACCAACACTGATTTAAAACAAGCAACCATTGGTGCTGAGTATCGTTTCTAA
- a CDS encoding entericidin EcnAB yields MKYGLIAILALFLTACSSTWNGVKEDSSEIWDATKEKSSEVYHSTKEAIHEATAE; encoded by the coding sequence ATGAAATATGGACTGATTGCTATATTGGCTTTGTTTTTAACTGCTTGTTCTTCAACTTGGAATGGTGTGAAGGAAGATTCTTCTGAAATATGGGACGCAACCAAAGAGAAATCGAGTGAAGTGTATCATTCAACGAAAGAAGCGATCCATGAGGCAACCGCTGAATAG
- a CDS encoding SpoIIAA family protein — MAYQKHGLTIGLERVDHEFFVSIKAVGTLTHQDYEMITPLLDAALVKVNTPKVDVLFDASELEGWELRAAWDDFKLGLQHGADFNKVALYGYQEWQALAAKVGSWFISGDIRYFDDYDAAIRWLQA, encoded by the coding sequence ATGGCGTATCAAAAACACGGCCTCACGATTGGACTGGAACGAGTTGATCACGAATTCTTTGTCTCGATTAAAGCGGTTGGTACATTAACGCATCAGGATTACGAGATGATCACACCATTGCTGGATGCTGCACTGGTCAAGGTGAACACCCCAAAAGTCGATGTACTGTTTGATGCCTCGGAATTGGAGGGGTGGGAACTTCGGGCTGCATGGGATGACTTTAAACTGGGCCTGCAACATGGGGCGGATTTTAATAAAGTGGCACTCTATGGTTATCAGGAATGGCAGGCTCTCGCTGCGAAAGTTGGCAGTTGGTTTATCTCGGGTGATATTCGTTATTTTGATGATTATGATGCAGCAATTCGTTGGCTACAGGCGTAG
- the sbmA gene encoding peptide antibiotic transporter SbmA — translation MFDSFFPKPKLFFLSFVLWALLCVVCWYTGVRELGSDLSLGYLVGMGFPQPLLVEAAPAAQAAFQQAQESATSAWLYQYMFVCYALFIGAWMKFGRQKWARWSVIGSGVIVFITWFQVEVSVMINEWYGNFYNLIQKALTNPNSITLSEFYGELTTVAVILLVAIMVAVCNHFFVSHYVFRWRTAMTDYYTARWQQVRHIEGASQRIQEDTMRFASIVESLGVSLLNAVMTLIAFLPILWGLSGYVKTLPLVGEVSQGLVFVAIIWSIIGTVLLAMAGIKLPGLEFKNQRVEAAYRKELVYGEDHESRAAPQTLKALFSDVRQNYFRLYKHYVYFNIVRYGYLQVGTFIPIIALAPSIVAGAFTLGIMQRIINAFGQVESSFQYLVNSWTTIVELLSIYKRLKAFEDEADGMENIPLIENPAEN, via the coding sequence GTGTTTGATTCTTTCTTTCCGAAACCAAAATTATTTTTCCTCAGTTTTGTGCTTTGGGCACTGCTTTGTGTGGTTTGCTGGTATACCGGTGTTCGCGAGCTAGGTTCAGACCTGAGTCTCGGATATCTGGTTGGAATGGGGTTCCCTCAGCCGCTGCTGGTGGAGGCCGCGCCTGCGGCTCAGGCTGCTTTTCAGCAGGCTCAGGAGAGTGCGACCAGTGCTTGGTTATATCAGTATATGTTTGTCTGTTACGCTTTGTTTATCGGCGCATGGATGAAATTTGGCCGACAAAAATGGGCTCGCTGGTCGGTGATTGGGTCTGGGGTGATTGTCTTTATCACTTGGTTTCAGGTTGAAGTCAGTGTGATGATCAACGAGTGGTATGGTAACTTTTATAACTTGATCCAGAAAGCATTAACAAATCCTAACAGCATTACCCTGAGTGAGTTTTACGGTGAACTGACCACGGTTGCTGTGATTTTGCTTGTTGCGATTATGGTCGCCGTCTGTAACCACTTTTTCGTCAGCCATTATGTATTTCGATGGCGGACTGCAATGACTGATTATTATACCGCCCGTTGGCAGCAAGTTCGTCATATCGAGGGGGCATCGCAGCGGATTCAGGAAGATACGATGCGTTTTGCTTCGATCGTGGAAAGTTTAGGGGTTAGTCTGCTGAATGCAGTGATGACACTGATCGCATTTTTACCCATTCTATGGGGGCTTTCCGGTTATGTGAAAACCTTGCCATTGGTTGGTGAAGTTTCTCAGGGATTGGTTTTTGTTGCGATCATTTGGTCAATCATCGGTACGGTATTACTGGCAATGGCCGGGATTAAATTGCCGGGATTAGAGTTTAAGAATCAACGTGTTGAAGCCGCATACAGGAAAGAGTTGGTTTATGGTGAAGACCATGAAAGTCGTGCAGCGCCACAAACCTTAAAAGCGTTATTCAGTGATGTCCGGCAGAACTACTTTCGTCTTTATAAGCATTATGTGTACTTTAATATTGTTCGCTACGGCTATTTACAGGTTGGTACATTCATTCCCATCATTGCACTGGCACCTTCCATTGTTGCAGGGGCTTTCACTCTGGGGATCATGCAACGGATTATTAATGCATTCGGGCAGGTTGAAAGCTCTTTTCAATATCTGGTCAACTCATGGACGACGATTGTCGAGTTATTGTCGATTTATAAACGTCTCAAAGCATTTGAAGATGAAGCGGATGGTATGGAAAACATACCACTTATCGAAAACCCCGCTGAAAATTAA
- a CDS encoding methyl-accepting chemotaxis protein, giving the protein MMFSNFTIRMQLGLSLAFLTAIIVFSGLQNRSSLNLLDHNIQLFAEPLRKAQRDILNADRDLYQALKGQQDGLLTHEEKMFKASKDDYQENVQQAYDRMQNYLNYMADYPQIIAQFNHFDSVFKTWKDQADLVFSLVENGDREQAYTQFTKSEKYFGILRDEYDKAGELVDKLGNELHAQSREVVGQRVFWNMMISLVSVVIGLILVFFIPKAITSAIYSVKDKIDDLTQGDGDLVSRLTVKKKTELGDLSSSVNNLLEQLQQLVKSVIGGVQKLGADTSHLQDVVNKTEVIGHNQQQRLELLFQAFEQINIAIQEITTNAQHTSSKSDEANRAASSGMTLVDRNVALNDKLSVSFQEASQKMSSLAADSDNITSVLDVIRGIADQTNLLALNAAIEAARAGEQGRGFAVVADEVRTLAQRTQSSTEDIQDMISNLIKGVNETQTAIQGGEDAVAESVGMADEMRHAFQDIRDLISTVQEMNIQIAAATEEQSSVIVDVNQGILELKELSDEATNVHQRVADTGNVVADISMQLSDLVSKFKV; this is encoded by the coding sequence ATGATGTTTAGTAATTTTACCATCCGTATGCAGCTCGGCCTGTCTTTGGCCTTTTTAACTGCGATCATTGTTTTCTCCGGATTACAAAACCGGAGCTCCCTTAACCTGCTGGATCATAATATCCAACTCTTTGCTGAACCTTTAAGAAAAGCTCAACGAGATATCCTCAATGCCGATCGAGATTTGTATCAGGCGCTCAAGGGACAGCAAGACGGGCTCCTGACCCATGAAGAGAAAATGTTTAAGGCTTCTAAAGATGACTATCAGGAAAATGTTCAGCAAGCCTATGATCGGATGCAAAACTATCTGAATTATATGGCTGATTATCCCCAGATCATCGCACAGTTCAATCATTTCGATAGTGTTTTCAAAACATGGAAGGATCAGGCCGATCTGGTTTTTTCACTGGTAGAAAACGGTGACAGAGAACAAGCCTATACACAATTTACTAAGTCCGAAAAATACTTTGGCATACTTCGTGACGAATATGACAAAGCCGGGGAACTGGTCGATAAACTCGGCAATGAACTTCATGCACAATCGCGTGAAGTTGTCGGCCAGCGAGTTTTCTGGAACATGATGATTTCCCTCGTTTCAGTGGTTATTGGGCTGATATTGGTATTTTTCATTCCGAAAGCCATTACATCCGCTATTTACTCCGTGAAAGATAAAATCGATGATTTGACGCAAGGTGACGGCGATTTGGTTAGCCGTCTGACGGTGAAGAAAAAAACCGAACTGGGCGATTTATCTTCAAGTGTGAACAATCTGCTGGAACAGCTCCAACAACTCGTTAAAAGCGTGATTGGCGGTGTTCAGAAACTGGGCGCAGATACAAGCCATCTACAGGATGTCGTAAATAAGACGGAAGTGATTGGTCACAATCAACAGCAACGGCTAGAGCTCCTGTTTCAAGCATTTGAACAAATCAATATTGCTATTCAAGAGATTACCACGAATGCACAGCATACCTCTTCCAAAAGCGACGAGGCAAACCGTGCTGCGAGTAGTGGTATGACGCTGGTTGACCGAAACGTCGCGCTGAACGACAAACTCTCGGTGAGCTTCCAAGAAGCCAGCCAGAAGATGTCATCTCTTGCCGCAGATTCTGACAATATTACTTCAGTTCTGGATGTGATCCGTGGTATTGCCGATCAAACCAATTTGCTGGCATTAAATGCTGCTATCGAGGCTGCCCGGGCCGGTGAACAAGGTCGGGGGTTTGCTGTTGTGGCAGATGAGGTCAGAACATTAGCACAACGGACACAGTCTTCGACAGAAGATATTCAGGATATGATTTCCAACCTGATTAAAGGTGTAAATGAAACTCAGACTGCGATTCAAGGTGGAGAAGACGCGGTGGCAGAATCGGTGGGGATGGCTGATGAAATGAGACATGCATTCCAAGATATCCGTGATCTGATTTCTACCGTGCAAGAAATGAATATTCAAATTGCTGCAGCGACAGAAGAGCAGAGTTCGGTGATTGTCGATGTGAATCAGGGAATTCTTGAACTGAAAGAATTGTCTGATGAAGCGACAAACGTACATCAGCGTGTGGCTGATACCGGGAATGTGGTTGCCGATATTTCAATGCAACTTTCTGACTTGGTGAGTAAGTTTAAAGTGTAA
- the trxC gene encoding thioredoxin TrxC: MTSIKTRCPSCHVMNRVPTERLSESSVCGKCKQFLLDGLPVEGTVDNFQSILNSDIPVVVDFWAPWCNPCVGFAPIFEQTAQERVQRVRFIKVDTEAQQALAAQYQIRSIPTVMVFHRGQRLNMINGALPYSQFNAWLDESLKDL, encoded by the coding sequence ATGACCAGTATCAAAACCCGTTGCCCGTCATGCCATGTCATGAATCGTGTTCCCACGGAACGCCTTTCTGAGTCATCGGTCTGCGGCAAGTGCAAACAATTCCTTCTTGACGGCTTACCTGTTGAAGGGACAGTCGATAATTTTCAGTCCATTTTGAATAGCGATATCCCCGTGGTCGTTGACTTTTGGGCACCGTGGTGTAACCCGTGTGTCGGGTTTGCACCGATTTTTGAGCAAACGGCACAAGAGCGCGTGCAACGCGTACGATTTATCAAGGTTGATACTGAGGCTCAACAGGCTTTAGCCGCGCAATACCAGATTCGCAGTATTCCGACGGTGATGGTTTTTCATCGCGGGCAACGGCTCAATATGATTAACGGAGCCTTGCCTTATTCACAGTTTAATGCATGGCTGGATGAGTCGCTGAAGGATCTGTGA
- a CDS encoding MarR family winged helix-turn-helix transcriptional regulator, which produces MSDNKALLLDNQLCFALYSTSLAMTQMYKPLLEPLGLTYPQYLVLLILWEQDGIGLKDIGERLGQKSGALTPVIKRMEQEGLVNRTRQLHDERSLNVRLTPKGQQLKAEAVKINQCLIDSCGIPSQDLIEMKNQIMALRDSLLKNQPS; this is translated from the coding sequence ATGTCCGATAATAAAGCTTTATTGCTGGATAACCAGCTATGTTTTGCCCTTTATTCAACCTCTTTGGCGATGACACAGATGTATAAACCGCTACTTGAACCTTTGGGGCTCACGTATCCGCAATATCTCGTGTTACTGATTCTGTGGGAACAAGATGGTATTGGTCTGAAAGATATTGGGGAACGATTAGGACAGAAATCCGGTGCTTTAACGCCGGTGATTAAACGGATGGAGCAAGAGGGGTTAGTAAATCGCACCCGACAGCTACATGATGAGCGCTCACTGAATGTCCGGCTGACTCCGAAGGGGCAGCAGCTCAAAGCAGAAGCCGTGAAAATCAATCAGTGTTTGATTGACTCTTGTGGTATCCCCAGTCAAGACCTGATTGAGATGAAAAATCAAATCATGGCATTGAGAGATAGCTTACTTAAAAATCAGCCGAGTTAA